One window from the genome of Raphanus sativus cultivar WK10039 unplaced genomic scaffold, ASM80110v3 Scaffold4952, whole genome shotgun sequence encodes:
- the LOC130507618 gene encoding uncharacterized protein LOC130507618 has product MSRLHHSDYPALDLNGDNYLDWAMNTSADLKSKGLGKCIKYGNDTLAYERRRAVLIMKKHLVKDLYDECSYINDPYDLWSRLNTMFFEPLLDESMKEWKALRFQDYESVDDYHFDLMRITYSLKLCGVVITNYDLLSKTRDTIHSKEVLLSQKAKGFTTYYDLLSYLSALEEKKQKRKVNLDKLDYVMEISAEYQCEMIYGDAEEAKKRKFGWTHIDDEIGLFIE; this is encoded by the coding sequence atgtcgagactccatcactcggattacccagcccttgatctcaatggagacaattaccttgattgggcgatgaacacttcagctgatttaaagtctaaaggacttgggaagtgtatcaaatacggcaatgatacccttgcatatgaaaggcgtagagctgttttgataatgaaaaagcatctcgtgaaggatctgtatgatgagtgcagttacatcaacgatccttacgatctctggtcgagattgaacaccatgttcttcgagccactactagatgagtccatgaaagaatggaaggctctgaggttccaggattatgaatccgtggatgactatcactttgatcttatgagaatcacttatagtcttaaactatgtggtgtagtgataacaaactatgacttgttaagcaagactcgtgacacgatccattcaaaggaagtgttgttatcacagaaggctaaaggtttcacaacctattacgaccttctctcatacctttcagctcttgaggaaaagaagcagaaaaggaaagtcaacctcgacaaactcgactatgttatggagataagtgccgagtatcaatgtgagatgatatacggtgatgctgaagaagctaagaaaagaaaattcgggtggactcatatagatgatgagattggtttattcattgaatag